From the genome of Sporocytophaga myxococcoides DSM 11118:
AAGAGTATTAAAATATTAATTTCCGGTCACACTGATAGTGATGGAAATGATGACCATAATTTAAGATTGTCTGATGCACGTGCCAAAGCTGTTGTAGATTATCTTATAAGTAAAAGTATTGCAGGTTCAAGACTAACATCTAAAGGATTCGGAGAAACCAAGCCTATTATGGCTAATGATACTCCTGAGAATAAACAAATGAACCGCAGAACTGAAATAGAAATTATAGAATAATATAGTTATTCAGATTATCAGATCCTTCAAAGAGGTTGCTTCAGCAACCTCTTTTTTTTATAACCAGTTAAGATGTTTCCAGATGCAAAATAAAGCCATATTTATCTGGCGAATTTCTTTCAATCAATTGAAAGCATATTGGAAGTGATTTAACATTTAAGATTTCTAAAGCATAGATTCCGATGACTAAAAGATGAATGAATTGCAGGAAAGAAAACATTTAAAGAAATATGCAAGAATTATTTAAGGTTGAATTATTGAGTTATTCTTAATTGAAAAAAAGTATTAGAGCGGAACAAGTGAGTGGCTGTGCCTTGAAGGTAATTGATGTGGATCTTAACAATAGATGGGATAGGTTGTTAATTTATTTAGTGTGAATAAAATAGACCTTAAGGAATTTTCCTTAAGGTCTATTTTATTTTATTGAAATTGACTAGAATGATGGACAAGGCAACCTCTTCATAATTTTTTTCTTGTGCTTCTTGGGGAAAACATAAGTTAGATTAAATTCATGAGAACCGCCAGTACCCGCTCTTGCCAGCCTTGATACTGTAAGGTCATAGCTATATCCGATTCTGATCGTTTCACCTTTCCATCCGACAAAACCAATAATAGATTCATTATTTTGGATTCTATGTTCATATCTTTTAACTGGAATGCCCCTATACCAGAAACCTACCAAGAATTCATTTACAGCTCCATACAATCCAAGATCCAATTGGTCAGATTTTCCTTGCCATTTGTATTGAAAAGTGGGGGTTACACTGACTTCTTCTTTGTCGTGTTGCATAGATACCCTTTGAAACAAAACGTATTTGTAACCACTGACTATAGAATATTGGGTAGGAAGAGTACTTACATTAGCACCTCCATCAAATGATTGGTTCGGAGTGTTAACGTGATGCCCTGCAAATCCTAACCAGAATTCCTTGGTGTATAAAACACCACCTGCAGAAAGGTCCGCATAGGCTTTTGCTCTATTTAATAAATCCTGAGGATCTGTTCCACTGACAAGACCTTGGGTATTATTGAATTGATGAGGAAATCTAAGTTCTGCATAATTAAGAAATCTTGAAACATAAGCTGCTTCAAGTCCTGGCTTAAAGGTCCAGGTTCGGTTTATATTGACCTCATAAGAATACATTATATGTACTTCTGTACTGCTTATCTGTCCGCCGCCCTGGTTGTCCTGCAAAAACATAAGTCCTAAACCGCTTTTGTATTTGGAGAAGTATGTGTCACCGGTTAAAACGGAAGTAGTGTATTTTGCATCAAGTTTTGGCCATTGTAATCTCTGATGAAAACTGACCCTTGTTCTATGTAATGATCCTGCAAAGCCTGGATTCATGTACAATGGTACATTATAGAATTGAGAAAATTGGATATCCTGAGATTTTAACTGAAATGTATTCAAGATCAGTGTAATCAGTATAATGCTCTTTATGTAAACCTTCATATTCTAAAGTTTAAAAAAAGTGTGATTAGTACAGTTCAAAAGAAGTGTCAGGTTTATTTACATTATTGTATTTTTTGTTTCTGTTGAGGTTCTTCAAATTGGAAGCCTGTTGTTTCTTATACTGAGCAGAAGATGAATTTTTCTTTCCTTTATTGTTAGTATATACATCATCTACTTTATGATAAAACTTTTTGCTCTTATGATATTTATTGGAACGGTATGAAGCCCTGACCTTTTTCGTTTTAGGTTCTTTTTTAGTCTCTTCACCGACATTAATATTTATGCATGAATAAAGAAGCATACAAGAGGTTATCAGCAATAATGTGCGAGCTATCATAAGCATAAAAAACTGAATACTAGTTAGGATACGGGTATTAGATGCCTATGGTTGTTTAAATTTTAGGAAGCATAAGGAATGAAAATATTTTTATTAGACAAAAAAGCAAATGATTTCGATAAACGGTTTTAAAGCTTTGTTAAAGTTTATTTGTTTATAACTTTTTCATCTTCTTTTGTCTAATTCTCAAATATTTATTAACCCCAGAATCCAATTTTCGTACAAGTCTTTTAATATAAATGAATATATAAGGAGGATAAACAGGGAACTGTTCAAGTATTTTAGTCTCTTAATGCTCATGGATTTAATCAGTAAATATACAGGGAGGCTAAAAGCGACTATCTCTAATGACTTTAAAAATAAGATTTATTTCTTTTTGATTGAATTAGAAAAATTTAATAAAATGGATCACAGGAAACATTTTTTATGGTTAGCTTTTTTTATTTCTTTTCTATTGGCAGAAATAAATGCTTATGGCCAATGCACCGGATGTACTTTTAATTCTTCATCAACTACAATAAGCTCAACTGCGGCTGGCCAAACCATCTGTATAACTGCGGTCCCTGCCGGGAATGTTACATTTAATCTATCACATATTAATGTGACTCTTAAAGTCTGTGTTGATGGTGTTACAATTAATAGCTTTAATGTAAATACCGCAGGTTTTAGATTGGAGTCCTATGGAAATAATAATATCTCTGTAGGAAGCTGGAATGCGAAGGCTTATTTCTATACGACCAAAAATAAAACATTGAATCTTACAACAAATGCAATTAACGGTTCACTGGATTTAGATGTCGATACCAATGGAACGATGAATGTAATAACTTCGGGAGGACAAGGTACGCGTATTAGTAATAGCATAGTTAATATCAGGTATGGGGCTACTCTTAATACGAATGGATATATAAATATTGATGGAGGTAATACCTTTACGAATGGAGGTACAGTTAATACACAAGGTGATTTTAGAGTCCAGGGTAATAGTAACTTTTTTACTAATTCATGTGGGGAATCGAAGATATTATCAGGCGGAGAATTTGAATTGGCAGGAAATTCAATTGCTTATAATGGAGGATCTATTGAAGCTAAGTCAGCTAATTTGCACACCAACGGCTCAAATCAATTACGCCTCAATAATGGAGCAGAATTTAAAATTACAGGAACCGGAGCAAGTGAAGGCTTAAAAAATGATCAGACGAATGTTGTAACTTTTGTTGGAGATGCAGGCAAGTGTGCGAACGTTAATATAAGTAAAATACTGACCTTTAATTTTAATTTTACCTCCTCAAATCAAATTAATTATTGTGGAGCTCTTCCTGCTCCGGGGAGATTAGGTAGTGCGGTTAATAATTGTGTCACCAATTGTAGCAGTCAGAAAAAGCTTTGTATTTGCGATGTGCCACCAATAGTAGTTACAACAAATCAAACAGTTTGCTCTCCGAATACTGTAGACCTTTCTGCTGCTGCAGTAACAGCTGGGTCTACCTCTGGATTTGCCCCAGGGCTTACATTTACATATTGGGAAGATGCTGCTGGTACTGTTCCTTTAGTGAATTATACTGCAATATCAACTTCAGGTACTTATTATATAAAAGGTACAAATTCAGGAACTTGTACTGATATTAAACCTGTAGTAGTCACCATTAATCCAAAACCAACAGTAGTAGTTACTAATCCTTCAGCAGTATGTTCACCAAATACAGTGAGCATAACAGGAGCAGGAGTAACAGCTGGTTCCACAGCAGGTCTGACCTATACATATTTTACAGATGCAGCTGGGACCACAAGCTTGGGAACTCCGGCAGCAGTTGCGACATCAGGTACCTACTATATTAAAGGTACTGTTGCAGCAACAGGCTGTTTTGATATCAAG
Proteins encoded in this window:
- a CDS encoding immunoglobulin domain-containing protein gives rise to the protein MDHRKHFLWLAFFISFLLAEINAYGQCTGCTFNSSSTTISSTAAGQTICITAVPAGNVTFNLSHINVTLKVCVDGVTINSFNVNTAGFRLESYGNNNISVGSWNAKAYFYTTKNKTLNLTTNAINGSLDLDVDTNGTMNVITSGGQGTRISNSIVNIRYGATLNTNGYINIDGGNTFTNGGTVNTQGDFRVQGNSNFFTNSCGESKILSGGEFELAGNSIAYNGGSIEAKSANLHTNGSNQLRLNNGAEFKITGTGASEGLKNDQTNVVTFVGDAGKCANVNISKILTFNFNFTSSNQINYCGALPAPGRLGSAVNNCVTNCSSQKKLCICDVPPIVVTTNQTVCSPNTVDLSAAAVTAGSTSGFAPGLTFTYWEDAAGTVPLVNYTAISTSGTYYIKGTNSGTCTDIKPVVVTINPKPTVVVTNPSAVCSPNTVSITGAGVTAGSTAGLTYTYFTDAAGTTSLGTPAAVATSGTYYIKGTVAATGCFDIKPVTVTVNPKPTVVVTNPSAVCSPNTVSITGAGVTAGSTAGLTYTYFTDAAGTT
- a CDS encoding PorP/SprF family type IX secretion system membrane protein, encoding MKVYIKSIILITLILNTFQLKSQDIQFSQFYNVPLYMNPGFAGSLHRTRVSFHQRLQWPKLDAKYTTSVLTGDTYFSKYKSGLGLMFLQDNQGGGQISSTEVHIMYSYEVNINRTWTFKPGLEAAYVSRFLNYAELRFPHQFNNTQGLVSGTDPQDLLNRAKAYADLSAGGVLYTKEFWLGFAGHHVNTPNQSFDGGANVSTLPTQYSIVSGYKYVLFQRVSMQHDKEEVSVTPTFQYKWQGKSDQLDLGLYGAVNEFLVGFWYRGIPVKRYEHRIQNNESIIGFVGWKGETIRIGYSYDLTVSRLARAGTGGSHEFNLTYVFPKKHKKKIMKRLPCPSF